A window of Rhizobium sp. CC-YZS058 genomic DNA:
TCTTTCTCAGGAGCGCCTGATTGCTGACGCCCTAGTTAGGGCTGGATTTGGTTCCGTTGAAGCTAGCAAGGCCGTTCGGCAACTTTTAGACATCGCTCCTAATGAAAATAGGCGCTTTTCCGGGCGCGACCTTCCTGTCCTTCAGATGGCGATGCAGGATCTCCTGAACCGACCCTATACGCAGATTGCTGCGAAAATTTCGATCGAATCAAGGTTTCCGATGTTCAGGGTCCCGGACCATTGGACCTTTGTAATTCACGAAACGGCGGGGCCGCGAGGAGACAGACTTTTCTTTGTCGTCGAAACTAATTACGATTTCGATTATTTGCGGAAGTTGTGTCCTTGGTGCGGAGAAATAAGTACAGCGACCGTGTTGAATGATATTTTAGAGACCAGAGGCGATCTGGTATTTTCAGCAAAACAAATGGCTGAACCAGTAACATCTCCGTTGCGATCCCGTATGATGCAGGTCAAATTTGATCTGCTTAGTAAAATTAGGGAAAAAAGTCACGATGATATAAGACTTTTCAACCATGTAATGTTGAAGACAAATAATATCCGTGGAGCTGTGAATAGTGGGAAAAAAAATTTCTCCGATGTTATAGAGATCATTGAAAATGCCGGAAAATTCAAGGGTTGGTTGACGGGCGTTGACCCAGAGGTTGGGCTACTCACTGAGTACTACAAAGCTATTACAAAAACCTCGTGGATAGAGCGTCTTCCAACTAAATGTAGTCGGTTCACTGCGATGACAGGAGCGGGTGTGTTGCTAGATGTCTTCGCAACAGGAGGGGTAGCAACCGCAGTGGGGTTGGGTTTGGCTGTGGCAGACACCTTCCTGATAGATAGGCTGTTCGCGAGTTGGCGACCAAATCACTTCGTAGAAAACGATCTGGTGCGGTTCGTTCAGTGACCCGCAAACGTCGCGCATATGCATCGCCCCAAGCTCATCTGATGGGGTCCGCCCCAACGAAAGGCCCGCGTCGTGCGGGCCTTTTTGCGTTCTGGATCTGGGCGCCGGGCAGAGCGGCTTCTAGATCCTCTGGCATGTCATCCTTTCAACAGCAGTTCCGCGCGATCGTGGGGCACAACTACACGCCGAGCCAGGAGCTCGACGCGGAGCAGGCGCGCGCTCTGACAGCGCTGATCTTCAGCATGCCTGACTGCGAGGTCGTCCGCGACGGCGAGTTCATCGAGTACGAGGGGTGGAGCGCGGAGGAGGGCGTCTATCTCGCCGTGACCGTGAACGATGAGCACACCTATGGTGCCGATGCGATATGCGGCCCGCTCGATCGCTTTGACGAGTAGCAAGCCGCACGCACGGTTGTGTCATTTGACATAGCATGCCTGTGACATAAATCCCGGATGTGGCGAGCTTGAGCCGCCCCGCGCGTCATGTATTGCGGGGCGATCTCAGACACGAAACGACGTCATGTGCTTCCCCGACGGCGCGATCGCTGGGAGCCCGGTCGACACCTTCACCCTCACATCATAGCTCGTCATCACCTGCTCGACGATCTGCGCGATCAACCTTTCGCGCGCAGCATGCGCTACTGCTCTGTCCCGCCCCGCCATGACGTGGGCATCCCCCTCGGGGAACGAGGTGAGCACCTCCGCGATGCGCTGCTCGACCTTGCCATCGGGCACAGGCTCTCCCTCCCGATAGAGTTCTACGGCGAAGAGCAGCCGGCCGGTGAGTTGCTGCGCCAGCCCCATCACCACGTCCATCTTCCGCCCGACTCCAGGCCGCATCCCTCCATAATTCCTTCGCTGCCATTGCTTTGTCAGCGCCAGCGCCATGGCGATCTGCAGTTCGACGGTCGAGCGGGAATCTCTGGACATAGGTTATCCTTCACGCGAGGGCGTGTTCTGGCGGGGCGAAACTGGCTGATAAGCGGCCGTCATGACCGGATGTTCCGACTATGTTCCTATTTGGCGGGGAGTCAATTCCTACGGCGCGCAGGTGCTGCTCGATCCACACCGAATCGTTATCCGGCGCGCGGAACCGCGGTGGCAGCATGCAGTTGGCCGCCGACGTCCGCAGGAGGATGACATGGCGATTAAGGCACCGCGTGAGGCAGGCGCTTACCCAGACAGGATGCTCGAATGCGAGGAGGCTCTAGAGGACGACGTGATCGTCATGTTCGAGGACGCCGCCTCGTCCGGCTGGACACCAGCAGAAACCGCTATTGCCATCTCCAACTTGGTAGAGAACTATCTGCTCGGACTTGGAGCAAATGCCCAGACAGAGGTTCAGATCCTGCGGGCGCGAATAGGGCGAGCGGATGAGTAGATACCAGTGCGTGATTACAGGGGCAGACGGGGACATCCTCACCGACGATGTCATGAGCCACCTTGAGCTGGACGCAGCCGCGAAGCAGAATGGCCTGAAGCACGAGTTCATGATCGCCTTCGTTGCTCGTTCTTACGAAGGGCTCGTCAGCAACCCCGCCGGAGTCACGATGGTCTGGCGGCAGCTTGACGATGCAGGGCCGCTCGACTGAGCGGACCTTTTGCGGACCGCTTCATCGGACAGAACTAGAACAAACGAGAACACACCATGCCCGCTTGCCCCAGAGAAGGTGGGTTTGCGCGAAGCCTACGCCGTTCGGGACGTGGGGCGCTACTCAAGCTCCGGAATGTCGCCCGACTGGAAAAGCACGATCGGCGGGCCGTACTCGCCGATGTCCGGATCTGCATCGCGGCTCCAAGCAACCACGCCTGAGTGCTTCTCTGCAAGCAGCCGTGCCTCCCGCTTGGCCTTCTCCTCGGAATCCATCTGCCGCGGGTCGAAGGCCTGCAGCAGGTTCCCCTCGTCATCCTTATCGAATGCTGCCAGGACTATGAGCTTGGTCGGCTTTGCCATGGTGTCTCCCGCGTTTGGTCAGGGCGATCCTGCTCGCCTTCCGATCATGCTGTCGGTGAACTGGCGTAAATTCTGCGCAGGTCAAGCTGTGCCGGATGCGTGTCACCTGAAGGTAGGCGGAGGCAACCTGAACGCCGATCGAGTGACACGCCGCCTTGAAAAGCCTCCGTGTTCTGGAAGCTTCCCAAGCTGAAAGCCGAGGCAGTGATGGTTGGCTAAATAATTCATCGCAAGACGTTTATGTATATGCTTTAATAAGTTTAGTATTGATTTAGGAGGGAAAAATGTTACGTTATTTTGGTGCAGTCGCCTGCGCAGCTTTTTTGCTCACGACGCAGGCGGAGGCCAGGAAGGCGTCTTGTCGTGTGGATGATCCACATGGTCGACTACCGAAATTCCTGTCGTTCGATCTCGACGATACAAAGCCGCCATACGTTTACAACGTGAACGGAATCGACAGTGAATCGTCCAAGGACGATATGGTTGACATCCTCCCATACAACAGGGCAAGCGTTGAATTCGAAACTTGGTACTTCAGCGAGGTTGAGATTGAGTCCAAGGCGCAGATGTCTCGGGTTCGCATGGCCTTCGGCGACGCTGAATGGGGAACGCGGGACTTCCGGCCGAAATATGTGTATAGTCTGTTCATAGACTGGGCTGGTGGCACGGCCGGATGGTTGAATGAACTATTCATGTACAACATCGGCAATGTCTTAGAACGAAGGCCGGAACTTGCCGCCTACCCGGCGTCGTGTCGACGCTTGGACTAGCTAGACGCTCTTAAGCCACATCTGATCCCCTTAGATTCCTCGAGGAGCAACGGTGGCTCTCAACACGCCTCAGTTGTGGCGAATATCCTGCAAGGTCGGTTAGCCCTGAGATCCGGAACGGAGGGGGAAGACAGGCGGCTAACTGGTTAGTTAACCCACTGTTTTTTCGCAGTCGTGATAGACCCTCCGGGCCCACCATCAACAAGAGAAGCCCCTGATAGGATTTATTTTTTCGGACTTTTAGCCTTATCGGCAACAGGGTGCAGGGTTTTCATGGCTCGCGTCTGTTCCGCTACGAGATGGGATGTCCTGATCCAAAGCGCGCTCTGTCCACCCCCCTCGTGTAAACTTGCGCCTGCTAAGTGTTCGACCAGCCGCATCGAGCGATACGCTACTCCATACAGAACGGCCGCCGTTCTGGGAACGGCGGCCAAAAGGCTTGGTCATAGAAATGAAATGAGATCGTTATGCAGTGCAGCATGATGTTGCGCTGCAAACCTGTCGAGTCTTTTTTGATATCCGTTTATGACTCATGTGTGGTCGTCTTCAGGATGTGTGTATCTTGCAACAGCCGAATGGCGCGTGCGACTTTAAGTTGTGTTGATTGCAGGCAAGCTTACAGCTGCCGCTCTCCGCCCCGCAATCTCCTGCGCGATCTCGGCGCCATCACGCGCTGCGCCCCAGAAGTAGCTGACGAGGTTCGGGCGCATGCCGGCGAACCAGAGGGTGGGGTCCGGGCTTGCCGGGCCGCCGTTCGGCTGGAGGGGGTGGCCGGTGTCGTCGAGAACGTCGAGGGAGCCGAGGAGATCGGTCAGGCCCGGGCGGTAGCCGGTGGCGAGGATGATCGTGTCCGGTTCGATCTGTTCGCCGCCCGCCAGATGCACCGTCGCGCCCTCGATGCGCGTGACAGGCCCGATCAGGCGTGTGCGGCCGGTCTTGATCGAGGCGATCGTGCCGTCGTCGACGGGAATGGCAATCTGGTTCTTTCGAAGTCTGGTGGCGGGGCCTTCCGCAGGCTCGGGAAAGCCGAGCTGCGTCAGCCGGCCGAAGGCCAGTCGCTCTGTGAGGCGGATGGCGGGGTCGACGAGGCTGGAGGGAAGGCGCTCCATGATGGGCGAAAGCCGGTGCACGGCAAGCCCCTTCAGCCGCTTCGGCAGCACGGCGGCGCCGCTCCGCACCGAAAGCCAGAGACAGTCGGTCTTGACGCGGGAGAGATGGTTGACGACGTCGAAGCCGGAATTGCCGCCGCCGATGATGAGAACCCGGCGGCCTTCATAGTCCTTCGCCCGCTCCAGCTGCGCGGCGTGGAGGAGGGTGCCGCTGAAACTTTCAAGCCCAGGCAGAGCGGGCCGCAGCGGAAGGCGGTCGCGCCCCGTGGCGATGACGAGATGCGCCGCCTCCAGCGCCGCACCATCGGCAAGCGTCAGGGTGTAGCCACCAGCCTCGCGCCTTGTGATCGTCTGCACGGCCGCATTGGTGCGGATGGGAAAGGGCGCGTTGTCGGCAAAGCGGCGGAGATGGGCGATCACGGCATCGCGCGGCGGGAAGGCAGGCGTGCCCTTCGGATAGCGAAGGCCGGGCAGGGAGGAGAGGTCGCGATGGGTGTTGAGTGTCAGCTGCGGATGACGCCTTGCCCAGCTGCTGCCGACCGTCTCGGCGGCCTCCAGAACAAGGCAATCCACATGTTTTAACGTTAAGTGATGCGCAACAGTGAGCCCGGCCAGGCCAGCACCGATGACAAGGACAGGCGGGTCTCTGTATAAGGCATGCATGGGGGAGACCATGGGCAAGGCAGACCGCCTTGGCAACCCTTTTCCCGAAACTCGGATCAGCCTCGCGCAACGGATTTTCGTCCGGTGGCGGGCAAGGGGCTGATGAGGCCTCGCAACCAAAGGGCAATAGGCGGACGTGGCCGTTCTAAGCGCAAGACGAATCATCGATGCTGCACTGGATTCGCGGCTTCCCGCGGTTGCCGAAACCGGGCTCTGCCCCTCAAGGCGCCTTGCGCTCTGCCGCCAGCATGGGGACTTCTCGGTCGCTTATTCGGCCGCCATGCAGCAGGGCTTGCGCTATTTCGGCGATGAAGCGGGCTATCTCGCCTATGCGACCAAGATGGGCCACAGCTTCGTGCTCGGCGATCCCGTTGCCGCGCCTGAGGCGAGGGAGACCTATCTGCGCGCCTTCGTCGCCGAGGCCAAGGCGCCCTGCTTCGTGCAGATCGGCCCCGAAACGGCGCAGGTGCTGGCAGGGCTCGGTTATCGAATCAACCAGATCGGCATCGATACCGTGCTCGCCTTCGATCGGCACAGCTTTGCCGGCAAGCGCAACGAGACGGTGCGCTATTCCGAACGCTGGCTGATCAAGCAGGGGTACCGGCTGGTCGAATGCGACGGCACGGTGGGGGAACGGGCAGCGCTGAAGGCGCTGTCGAAAAAATGGCGGGCGGGCCGTGTCGTCCATCGGCGCGAAATGGCCTTTCTCAACCGGCCGTTCCTCAGCGAACTCATGCCCGACATGCGCCGCTTCCTGGTGCTTCATCCAGGCGGCGAGCCGATGGCAGTGATCGATTTCGATCCGATCTTCCGGGATGGCAAAGTGATCGGCTACACGACCGCCTTCAAGCGCCGGCTGCCCGATGCCTCCTCGCATGCCGAGATCGGTCTCACCAAATTCGCGGCCGACCGGTTCCGCAGCGAAGGTCATGAGCGATTGACGCTCGGTCTTTCGCCACTCGCCTCCCTCGGGCCGAGCGGCTATCCGGAAAGCGCGGTCTGGGCCTGGCTGTTTTCCCGCGCCTATGCCTCGCCCCGCATCAATGCCCGCTTCTTCAACCTGCAAGGCCAGGCGGCCTTCAAGCGCCGATTCCACGGCGAGGAAGTCCCCACCTACATCGCCTTCAAACGCCGCACCCCGCTCGAAATGCTGGCCCTGCTGCGGGTGCTGAAGACGATGTAGGCGCGCGCGCTCACGCCGTCTCGCTCGTTCGATTGGCGATCTTGGCCTGGAGGATGACGACCACCAGGAGGAAGAGGCCGCGGATGACGGATTGCCAGTAGGCCGACAGCGAGATGACGCCGAGGCCGTTCTCGAAGTTGAGCACGTTGAAGACCATGCCGAGCAGCAGCACGCCGGCAAGCGTCGCGCCGACCGAACCGGCGCCGCCGGTCAGCAGCGTGCCGCCAACGACGACGGAGGCGATGGCGAAGAGCTCCCAGCCCACGCCTTCTGTCGGCTGGCCGGCGCCGAACTGGGCGGCGAGGATCGTGCCGGCGAGCCCGGCCAGCAGCCCGGAAACGGCGTAGACGCAGAAGACCGTGCGCCGCACCTTCAGACCCATCAGGAGCGCCGTCGCCTCGCCATCGCCCACCGCCAGAACATGCCGGCCGGCCGGCAGGCGTTCGAGGAACAGCCAGCCGAGCACGAAGGCAAGGAGGGCGATCCAGGCGGGGATCGGGAAGCCCAGGAGATCATCCTGGCCAAGCATGGTGAAGGCGGTGTCGTAGGAGACCGAAACGGACTGGTTGTCGGCCAGGAGAAGCGCCAGGCCGTAGGAGGCGAGCATGGCGGCAAGCGTTGCGATGAAGGGCTGGATGCGCATGCGGGTGATGACGATCCCGTTCAGCGCCCCGAAGGCGAGCCCGGCCGCCATGCCGGCCAGCAGCCCCGCCGCCCAGCCATAGGGCGAGGCAAAGGCCGAGACCACCGAGGCCAACGCCGCCACCCCGCCGACCGAGAGATCGATGCCGCCGGTGATGATGACGAAGCACATGCCGAGCGCGATCAGCGCAAACATGGAGTTGTAGCGCAGGAAGCTCAATATGTTGAAAGGCGAGAGGAAGTTGTCGTAGCGCAGCGTGGCGAAGAGGATGAGCGCGGCCAGCGCCACCAGGACGCCGAGGCGCGCCAGATCGCCGGAGGTTTTCGGGCGGAGAAAGGCGGGGATCATCGCGGGGCTCCTGAGCCTGTCCAGACGAAGCGGGATCGCCTCGTCGTCGGATCATGCGGAAAACAAAAGAATGAGACCGAGAGCGGCGAAGCGGCGTTCGCCCCGCCCGGTCTAAGTACGGTCTGCGCGCTGTTGGACATAGACGGCGAGGATGATCAGCCCGGCCTTGACGACGAGCGCTGCCGCATCCGGCACGCCATTGGCGAGCAGCGTGTAGCGCACCAGCTGGATCACCAGTGCGCCGATGAGCGTGCCCACGATGTTGGCGCGCCCGCCCGTCAGCAGCGATCCGCCGACGGCCACAGCGGCGATCGCATCCAGCTCCATGCCGAGGCCGACGAGATTGGCGTCGCTGGCCGAGTTGCGCGCCACCACGACAAGGCCCGCCAGCCCGGCCAGGCCGCCGGAGATGATATAGACGAGGCACTTGACCCGCCGCACCGGAATGCCGGCAAGCCGCGCCGCGCGCTCATTGCCGCCGACGGCGAGGATCTGCCTTCCGAACATGGTGTAGCGGATCAGCGCCCAGGCAAGCGCGGCCACCACCAGCATCAGCGCCACCTGTGCCGGAATGCCGGCCACATGGCCCATGGCGATCCACTGGAAGCCAGGGTTCTTGAACACCTGCAGATTGCCGTTGGTGATGACCTGCGCAATGCCGCGCCCGGCGATGAACAGCACCAGCGTGGCGACGATCGGCTGGATCGCATAGCGGGTGACCAGGAGCCCGTTGAACCAGCCGAACGCCATGGTGATCAGGATCGGCAGGAGGAAGGCCAGGGTCAGGCTCAGCACCGGGTTGTCGATCGGCAGCAGGGTTCCCAGGAAGATCATCGGCGCCACGGCCCCGGCGATCGCCATCAGCGAGCCGACGGAGAGATCGATGCCGCCGGTGGCGATCACCAGCGTCATGCCGGTCGCGACGATGACGATAGCGGCCACCTGGGTCAGATTGACGTTCAGCGTCTGCCAGGACAGGAAGTTCGGCGTCACCACCAGATTGAACAGGATCAGCAGCGCCAGGGCCGAGATCGTGCCGTAGCGGCTGGCGAGCTGAAGGGCGGAAAGACGGCGGCGCTCGGCCACCGGCGCGGGGGAGGTCTCGGTTACGGTCATCGCGGATCTCCTGGGGCGTCCGTCTCCTGATGCGCCATGGCGGCCAGCAGCGCCTTTTCCGACATGGCCTCGCGCGGCAGAACGGCGACGGAGCGGCCGTCGCTGAGCACGGTGATGCGGTCGGCGGCGGCCAGCAGCTCCTCCAGCTCGGAGGAAATCATCAATACGCTCAAGCCTTCGTCGGCAAGTGTGCGCAGCAGCTTGAGGATTTCGGATTTGGCGCCGATGTCGATGCCCCGCGTCGGCTCGTCGACGATCAGCACTTTCGGGTCGGTGCAGAGCCAGCGGGCAAGCAGAACCTTCTGCTGGTTGCCGCCGGACAGCTCCTTGATCGGCTGGTCGGGCGAGGCGCATTTGATCCGGAGGGCGGCGATGAAATGCTTGACGATCGCATCCTCGCGCGCCCGGTCGACAATGCCGGCCTTGCGCAGCCGTGGGAGCAGGGCGAGCGTCATGTTCTCGCGGATGCTCATATCCGGCACGATGCCGTCCACCTTCCGGTCTTCGGAAACGAGGCCGATGCCATCGGCAATGGCGTCGGCCGGCTCGCGGTAGGTGCGGGCGGCGCCGGAGACCTCGAGGCTCCCGCTTTCCAGCGGATCGACGCCGAAGACGATGCGCGCGGTTTCGCTGCGGCCGGAGCCGAGCAGGCCGGCCAGGCCGGAGATTTCCCC
This region includes:
- a CDS encoding NAD(P)/FAD-dependent oxidoreductase; the encoded protein is MIRLALRTATSAYCPLVARPHQPLARHRTKIRCARLIRVSGKGLPRRSALPMVSPMHALYRDPPVLVIGAGLAGLTVAHHLTLKHVDCLVLEAAETVGSSWARRHPQLTLNTHRDLSSLPGLRYPKGTPAFPPRDAVIAHLRRFADNAPFPIRTNAAVQTITRREAGGYTLTLADGAALEAAHLVIATGRDRLPLRPALPGLESFSGTLLHAAQLERAKDYEGRRVLIIGGGNSGFDVVNHLSRVKTDCLWLSVRSGAAVLPKRLKGLAVHRLSPIMERLPSSLVDPAIRLTERLAFGRLTQLGFPEPAEGPATRLRKNQIAIPVDDGTIASIKTGRTRLIGPVTRIEGATVHLAGGEQIEPDTIILATGYRPGLTDLLGSLDVLDDTGHPLQPNGGPASPDPTLWFAGMRPNLVSYFWGAARDGAEIAQEIAGRRAAAVSLPAINTT
- a CDS encoding phosphatidylglycerol lysyltransferase domain-containing protein, which produces MAVLSARRIIDAALDSRLPAVAETGLCPSRRLALCRQHGDFSVAYSAAMQQGLRYFGDEAGYLAYATKMGHSFVLGDPVAAPEARETYLRAFVAEAKAPCFVQIGPETAQVLAGLGYRINQIGIDTVLAFDRHSFAGKRNETVRYSERWLIKQGYRLVECDGTVGERAALKALSKKWRAGRVVHRREMAFLNRPFLSELMPDMRRFLVLHPGGEPMAVIDFDPIFRDGKVIGYTTAFKRRLPDASSHAEIGLTKFAADRFRSEGHERLTLGLSPLASLGPSGYPESAVWAWLFSRAYASPRINARFFNLQGQAAFKRRFHGEEVPTYIAFKRRTPLEMLALLRVLKTM
- a CDS encoding ABC transporter permease — encoded protein: MIPAFLRPKTSGDLARLGVLVALAALILFATLRYDNFLSPFNILSFLRYNSMFALIALGMCFVIITGGIDLSVGGVAALASVVSAFASPYGWAAGLLAGMAAGLAFGALNGIVITRMRIQPFIATLAAMLASYGLALLLADNQSVSVSYDTAFTMLGQDDLLGFPIPAWIALLAFVLGWLFLERLPAGRHVLAVGDGEATALLMGLKVRRTVFCVYAVSGLLAGLAGTILAAQFGAGQPTEGVGWELFAIASVVVGGTLLTGGAGSVGATLAGVLLLGMVFNVLNFENGLGVISLSAYWQSVIRGLFLLVVVILQAKIANRTSETA
- a CDS encoding ABC transporter permease gives rise to the protein MTVTETSPAPVAERRRLSALQLASRYGTISALALLILFNLVVTPNFLSWQTLNVNLTQVAAIVIVATGMTLVIATGGIDLSVGSLMAIAGAVAPMIFLGTLLPIDNPVLSLTLAFLLPILITMAFGWFNGLLVTRYAIQPIVATLVLFIAGRGIAQVITNGNLQVFKNPGFQWIAMGHVAGIPAQVALMLVVAALAWALIRYTMFGRQILAVGGNERAARLAGIPVRRVKCLVYIISGGLAGLAGLVVVARNSASDANLVGLGMELDAIAAVAVGGSLLTGGRANIVGTLIGALVIQLVRYTLLANGVPDAAALVVKAGLIILAVYVQQRADRT